One Jeotgalibaca porci genomic region harbors:
- a CDS encoding divergent PAP2 family protein yields MIIFNNFPLVCSLTAIFFTQAIKFPIALLLKDRKTSLSIVTTTGGMPSSHSAGVTALITALILEYGYTSGYVAIATTFGVIVMFDSMGVRRQSGEQGIVIEDILEEIKLLARLHSKDGIKVDRKLIIRKYLGHKPLEVFVGLLTGIFITFVVNMIYIRLGFL; encoded by the coding sequence TTGTTCATTAACAGCGATTTTCTTTACGCAAGCGATTAAATTTCCTATCGCCTTGTTATTAAAAGATCGTAAAACATCTTTATCAATTGTGACGACCACAGGTGGTATGCCCAGCTCACATTCAGCGGGAGTAACAGCTTTGATTACCGCACTTATTCTAGAGTACGGGTATACATCCGGTTACGTAGCAATTGCCACAACGTTTGGCGTTATCGTCATGTTTGACTCAATGGGGGTAAGGCGTCAAAGCGGTGAACAAGGTATCGTGATTGAAGATATCTTGGAAGAAATAAAACTGCTTGCCCGTTTACATTCGAAAGATGGCATTAAAGTGGATCGAAAATTAATTATTCGTAAGTACTTGGGCCACAAGCCTTTAGAAGTATTTGTTGGTTTATTAACGGGAATATTCATTACTTTTGTAGTGAATATGATTTATATCCGTTTAGGTTTTCTGTAA
- a CDS encoding NAD(P)/FAD-dependent oxidoreductase: MFTAFYAGLRQAKVKIIEALPQIGGQPGMLYAEKVIYDIPALPAITGGQLVDNLNEQLSRFDTTICCGEEAFELEKNEDGIFEIQTSKQTHYSKAVIISAGNGAFRPRKLEIDNADLYENSNLHYFVNNIESFRDRTVAICGGGDSAVDWALTLEPIAKKVILIHRRPQFRAQEHSTHLLAKSSVEIVTPYVPKTINGDGVKLSSVILQEVRKDNTMEIEIDDFLINYGFSSSIGAMKKWGFAVKGNAITINSKMETSIPGVYAVGDISSYDGKVKLIATGFGEAPTAVNNAMVYINPDTRIQPMHSTSLF; this comes from the coding sequence ATGTTTACAGCGTTTTATGCCGGTTTGCGACAAGCAAAGGTAAAAATTATTGAAGCTCTTCCGCAAATTGGTGGTCAACCAGGAATGCTCTATGCGGAAAAAGTGATTTACGACATTCCGGCACTCCCTGCAATCACCGGTGGTCAACTGGTTGATAACTTGAATGAACAATTGAGTCGTTTTGATACGACAATTTGTTGCGGAGAAGAAGCTTTCGAGTTAGAGAAAAATGAAGATGGTATCTTCGAAATTCAAACCTCTAAGCAAACCCATTATTCAAAGGCAGTGATTATTTCTGCCGGTAACGGTGCTTTCCGCCCTCGGAAACTCGAGATAGATAATGCTGATTTGTACGAGAACTCAAATTTACATTATTTCGTAAATAATATCGAAAGTTTTCGTGATCGGACTGTCGCAATATGCGGAGGTGGAGATTCTGCGGTTGATTGGGCTCTGACGTTAGAACCAATCGCCAAGAAAGTAATTTTGATTCACCGACGCCCGCAATTTAGAGCACAGGAACACAGTACACATCTGTTAGCGAAGTCTTCAGTTGAAATAGTGACGCCTTACGTTCCAAAAACGATTAACGGTGATGGCGTTAAACTATCCAGCGTTATTCTACAGGAAGTTAGAAAAGACAACACGATGGAAATCGAAATTGATGATTTCTTAATCAACTATGGCTTTTCTTCTTCAATCGGTGCAATGAAGAAATGGGGATTCGCTGTTAAAGGGAACGCCATCACGATCAATTCAAAAATGGAAACGAGTATTCCCGGGGTTTATGCCGTAGGAGATATTTCCTCATACGATGGGAAAGTTAAATTAATCGCAACAGGGTTTGGAGAGGCTCCGACCGCTGTAAACAATGCGATGGTCTATATTAATCCAGATACTCGAATTCAACCAATGCACAGTACAAGTTTATTCTAA